The proteins below come from a single Corynebacterium cystitidis genomic window:
- a CDS encoding FecCD family ABC transporter permease, giving the protein MKRTVTTAVVGGLILLVVMVVSMTMGVSSVSLAEIRGWATHSTGLFVDPAYPRPSTLRESILVDLRLPRVLMAALVGAILAVCGVVMQAITRNDLAEPYLLGISAGASTGAVVALIFSSWQWGITGGAAVGALLAFAVLMGLIGGRAEDATRLVLTGVLVGFLFDALTQLITTAFGDAEATRSALFWLLGVLGAARWDSLIVVALAGAVGLLVLWALARYLDAMALGGDIAYTMGVPVKTVSYVVLVAVSLLTAATVSAVGAIGFIGLIVPHAVRIIAGPKHVSLIPLSALVGAIFLVTADAFARVVFAPQEIPVGVITALIGVPLFFMVLRRKERQR; this is encoded by the coding sequence GTGAAAAGAACTGTAACAACTGCCGTCGTCGGCGGGCTTATCCTCCTGGTCGTGATGGTGGTATCCATGACCATGGGTGTCAGTTCTGTCAGCCTCGCCGAAATCCGCGGCTGGGCCACCCACTCCACCGGACTGTTCGTGGATCCGGCCTATCCACGGCCGTCCACGCTGCGCGAATCTATCCTGGTGGATCTGCGCTTGCCGCGCGTGCTGATGGCCGCGCTGGTTGGTGCGATTCTGGCTGTGTGTGGTGTGGTCATGCAGGCGATCACCCGCAACGACCTGGCTGAACCTTACCTGCTAGGAATCTCCGCGGGCGCTTCAACCGGTGCCGTGGTGGCACTGATTTTTTCCTCGTGGCAGTGGGGCATTACTGGTGGTGCCGCTGTGGGGGCGTTGCTAGCCTTTGCTGTGTTAATGGGGTTGATCGGCGGCCGGGCCGAGGACGCGACCCGGTTGGTGCTCACCGGTGTGCTGGTGGGCTTCCTTTTTGATGCGTTGACCCAGTTGATTACTACCGCATTTGGCGATGCAGAAGCCACCCGCAGCGCGCTGTTCTGGCTGCTCGGCGTGTTGGGCGCGGCTCGCTGGGACAGCCTGATCGTTGTGGCGCTTGCCGGCGCCGTTGGCCTGCTAGTCCTGTGGGCGCTGGCGCGCTACTTGGATGCGATGGCGTTGGGCGGGGACATCGCCTACACCATGGGCGTGCCCGTGAAAACTGTCAGCTATGTGGTATTGGTGGCGGTCAGCTTGCTCACGGCGGCGACGGTGTCGGCGGTGGGCGCGATTGGTTTTATTGGCCTGATTGTGCCGCACGCCGTGCGCATCATTGCGGGCCCGAAGCACGTGTCGTTGATCCCGCTGTCTGCACTGGTGGGCGCGATTTTCTTGGTGACGGCTGACGCTTTTGCCCGCGTAGTGTTCGCCCCGCAGGAGATCCCCGTCGGCGTGATCACTGCGCTGATCGGTGTGCCCTTGTTCTTCATGGTCCTGCGCCGAAAGGAGCGCCAACGATGA
- a CDS encoding ABC transporter ATP-binding protein → MSITVRDLAVKYGRKTVVSDISLDFSSPGVYGIVGPNGAGKSTLMRAVAGVQDFSGTVLYDDQPLVAYSRAQRVEVLSYIAQYSGPPISMTVRDVVTLGRTAGKGLWRGMDSGDEDVINQSMNHTDVYGLADRPLAELSGGQVQRVMLARAMAQQASHMLLDEPNNHLDLQHQYNLMSLLRHFSREHGVIVLIAIHDIAMAARFCDSVALIGEGGILLETGPADEILTPNALKEVFGVHAKLVEIASGRVVLDVEGTTLRTWGPHLDQPQAHRTPRSHD, encoded by the coding sequence ATGAGCATCACTGTGCGCGACCTCGCCGTGAAATACGGCCGGAAAACAGTGGTCAGCGATATCTCATTGGATTTCTCCTCGCCCGGGGTCTACGGCATCGTGGGGCCCAACGGCGCCGGAAAGTCTACGCTCATGCGCGCGGTCGCTGGAGTGCAGGATTTTTCCGGAACGGTGCTTTACGACGACCAACCATTGGTGGCGTATTCCCGAGCACAGCGCGTGGAAGTATTGTCCTATATCGCCCAGTATTCCGGGCCGCCGATCTCGATGACGGTGCGCGACGTGGTTACGTTGGGCCGCACCGCAGGTAAGGGGTTGTGGCGGGGCATGGATTCCGGTGACGAGGATGTGATTAACCAGTCGATGAATCACACCGATGTTTATGGGCTTGCTGACCGGCCGTTGGCTGAGCTGTCCGGTGGGCAGGTGCAACGCGTGATGTTGGCCCGCGCTATGGCCCAACAAGCCAGCCACATGCTGCTGGACGAACCCAATAATCACCTTGACCTGCAACACCAGTACAACTTGATGAGCTTGCTCCGCCATTTTTCTCGCGAACACGGGGTTATCGTTCTTATCGCGATTCATGACATAGCGATGGCCGCCAGGTTCTGTGACTCCGTCGCCCTCATCGGTGAAGGCGGCATCCTGCTGGAAACCGGGCCTGCCGACGAAATCCTTACCCCTAATGCCCTAAAGGAGGTTTTTGGGGTACACGCCAAGCTAGTGGAGATCGCCTCTGGCCGGGTAGTGCTCGACGTCGAGGGCACCACCTTGCGAACGTGGGGCCCACACCTTGACCAGCCTCAAGCCCACCGCACGCCCCGCAGCCACGATTAA
- a CDS encoding GNAT family N-acetyltransferase, translated as MQSSVRIRDYHPTDKPFVFHLINEGFNVDSRFRSHLDDFLDLYLHTAVLRATHFRIALIDDKPVGLLIGRIQGDPVLPGTRGKLAAIVGNFFRLLPVFPRERTGLKDWASEQLVAWRLMRRITARNIPVGNEVVLFVVSSQCRGTGVGKALFGEFSEQAEEFFLYTDSHCTWQFYEKRGMRRVAEIQRTSPLYSEPVDHYIYAF; from the coding sequence CCGTGCGCATCCGCGACTACCACCCCACCGACAAGCCCTTCGTTTTCCACCTGATCAACGAGGGTTTTAACGTTGATTCCCGCTTTCGCTCACACCTGGACGACTTCCTGGACCTCTACCTGCACACCGCGGTGTTGCGTGCGACGCATTTTCGCATCGCGCTTATCGACGACAAGCCTGTCGGACTGCTCATCGGACGCATCCAAGGGGATCCTGTTCTACCTGGGACACGTGGCAAACTAGCCGCAATAGTTGGAAACTTTTTTCGTTTGCTTCCGGTTTTTCCACGGGAGCGGACTGGTTTGAAGGACTGGGCCTCTGAGCAGCTCGTTGCTTGGCGGCTGATGCGCAGAATCACAGCGCGAAATATTCCTGTGGGCAACGAGGTGGTGTTGTTCGTCGTTAGTTCCCAGTGCCGCGGCACCGGCGTAGGCAAAGCCCTGTTCGGTGAGTTTTCTGAGCAAGCCGAAGAATTTTTCCTCTACACTGACTCACACTGCACCTGGCAGTTTTATGAGAAACGCGGCATGCGGCGCGTAGCCGAAATCCAGCGCACCTCACCCCTTTATTCCGAGCCGGTCGACCACTACATCTACGCCTTCTAG